A single Apodemus sylvaticus chromosome 20, mApoSyl1.1, whole genome shotgun sequence DNA region contains:
- the Pan2 gene encoding PAN2-PAN3 deadenylation complex catalytic subunit PAN2 isoform X7, protein MNFEGLDPGLAEFSPAMHSTLDPVLDAHLNPSLLQNVELDPEGVALEALPVQESVHIMEGVYSELHSVVAEVGVPVSVSHFDLHEEMLWVGSHGGHATSFFGPALERYSSFQVNGSDDIRQIQSLENGILFLTKNNLKYVARGGLIIFDYLLDESEDLHSLLLTDNNTLLVGGLQNHILELDLNTVQETQKYAVETPGVTIMRQTNRFFFCGHTSGKVSLRDLRSFKVEHEFDAFSGSLSDFDVHGNLLAACGFSSRLTGLACDRFLKVYDLRMMRAITPLQVHVDPAFLRFIPTYTSRLAIISQSGQCQFCEPTGLANPADIFHVNPVGPLLMTFDVSASKQALAFGDSEGCVHLWTDSPEPSFNPYSRETEFALPCLVDSLPPLDWSQDLLPLSLIPVPLTTDTLLSDWPAANSAPAPRRAPPVDAEILRTMKKVGFIGYAPNPRTRLRNQIPYRLKESDHEFDNLSQVTESPTGREEEPLHTVSKKYRKVTIKYSKLGLEDFDFKHYNKTLFAGLEPHIPNAYCNCMIQVLYFLEPVRCLIQNHLCQKEFCLACELGFLFHMLDLSRGDPCQGSNFLRAFRTIPEASALGLILADSDEASGKGSLARLIQRWNRFILTQLHQDMQELEVPQAYRGAGGSFCSSGDSIIGQLFSCEMENCSLCRCGSETVRASSTLLFTLSYPEGSICDKTGKNYEFAQVLKRSICLEQNTQAWCDNCEKYQPTIQTRNIRHLPDILVINCEVNSSKEADFWRLQAEVAFKIAVKKIGGEMKSKEFALADRKELRSSEGFLCCSSIEELKNVWLPFSIRMKMTKNKGLDVCNWTDEHEVQWGPARAEEEHGVYVYDLMATVVHILDSRTGGSLVAHIKVGETYHQRKEGVTHQQWYLFNDFLIEPIDKYEAVQFDMNWKVPAILYYVKRNLNSRYNLNIKNPIEASVLLAEASLARKQRKTHTTFIPLMLNEMPQVGDLVGLDAEFVTLNEEEAELRSDGTKSTIKPSQMSVARITCVRGQGPNEGIPFIDDYISTQEQVVDYLTQYSGIKPGDLDAKISSKHLTTLKSTYLKLRFLIDIGVKFVGHGLQKDFRVINLMVPKDQVLDTVYLFHMPRKRMISLRFLAWYFLDLKIQGETHDSIEDARTALQLYRKYLELSKNGTEPESFHKVLKGLYEKGRKMDWRVPEPESQTSPKNAAVFSSVLAL, encoded by the exons ATGAACTTTGAGGGTCTGGATCCTGGACTGGCCGAATTTTCCCCAGCTATGCATTCTACCCTGGACCCAGTCCTGGATGCCCACCTGAATCCAAGTTTGCTACAGAATGTGGAGCTGGACCCAGAGGGAGTGGCCTTGGAGGCTCTTCCCGTCCAGGAGTCAGTGCACATAATGGAAGGTGTCTACTCTGAGTTGCACAGCGTGGTGGCTGAAGTGGGagtgcctgtgtctgtctcccactTTGATTTACATGAGGAGATGCTGTGGGTGGGGAGCCATGGG GGCCACGCCACGTCCTTCTTCGGTCCAGCTCTGGAGCGCTACTCATCCTTTCAGGTCAACGGCAGTGATGACATTCGGCAGATCCAGAGCCTGGAGAACGGTATCCTTTTCCTCACCAAGAACAACCTCAAGTACGTGGCCCGAGGGGGCCTCATTATATTTGACTACTT GCTGGATGAGAGCGAGGATCTGCACAGTCTCCTCCTGACGGACAACAACACACTGCTTGTTGGCGGGCTGCAGAACCACATTCTGGAGCTCGACTTGAATACTGTCCAGGAGACTCAAAAG TATGCAGTTGAGACCCCTGGAGTCACCATCATGAGACAGACAAATCGCTTCTTCTTCTGCGGCCACACGTCTGGCAAG GTTTCCCTGCGAGACCTCCGTAGTTTTAAAGTGGAGCATGAATTTGATGCCTTCTCAGGGAGTCTGTCAGATTTTGATGTTCATGGCAATCTGCTAGCTGCCTGTGGCTTCTCCAGCCGCCTCACCGGCCTGGCCTGTGACCGTTTCCTCAAGGTGTACGACCTGCGCATGATGCGTGCCATCACGCCGCTTCAAGTGCACGTGGATCCAGCCTTCTTGCGATTCATCCCCACGTACACTTCCCGCCTTGCTATCATCTCCCAGTCAG GTCAATGCCAGTTTTGTGAACCCACAGGCCTGGCCAACCCCGCTGACATCTTCCATGTGAATCCCGTGGGACCTTTGCTAATGACGTTTGATGTGTCAGCCAGCAAGCAGGCCCTGGCCTTTGGGGATTCCGAGGGCTGTGTGCATCTCTGGACTGATTCCCCTGAGCCGTCCTTCAACCCCTACTCCCGAGAGACTGAATTTGCTCTGCCCTGTCTTGTGGACTCTTTGCCTCCTCTGGACTGGAGTCAGGATCTGTTGCCGCTTTCCCTCATTCCCGTCCCACTTACCACGGACACGTTGCTCTCTGACTGGCCTGCTGCCAACTCTGCTCCTGCTCCCAG GCGAGCACCACCTGTGGATGCAGAAATTCTTCGAACTATGAAGAAAGTGGGCTTCATTGGCTATGCTCCCAACCCTCGCACCAGGCTGCGGAACCAG ATTCCCTATCGACTAAAGGAGTCAGACCATGAATTTGACAACTTGAGCCAAGTCACGGAGTCACCGACAGGACGAGAAGAGGAGCCTCTCCACACAGTCTCTAAGAAGTACCGGAAG GTAACCATCAAATATTCCAAGCTAGGACTGGAAGACTTTGACTTCAAGCACTACAACAAGACTCTGTTTGCTGGGCTAGAGCCTCACATCCCCAACGCCTACTGTAACTGCATGATCCAG gTGCTCTACTTCTTGGAGCCTGTTCGCTGTCTGATCCAGAACCACCTTTGCCAGAAGGAGTTCTGCCTGGCATGCGAGCTTGGCTTCCTCTTCCACATGCTAGACCTCTCTCGTGGCGATCCTTGTCAG GGCAGTAATTTCCTCCGAGCTTTCCGGACCATCCCCGAGGCCTCAGCACTGGGTCTCATCCTCGCTGACTCAGACGAGGCTTCAGGCAAAGGCAGTCTGGCCAGGCTCATCCAGAGGTGGAACCGCTTCATCCTCACCCAGCTGCACCAGGACATGCAGGAGCTGGAAGTGCCCCAGGCTTACCGAGGTGCTGGAGGCAG TTTCTGCTCATCAGGGGACTCCATCATCGGGCAGCTGTTCAGCTGTGAGATGGAGAACTGCAGCCTCTGCCGCTGCGGCAGCGAGACCGTGCGGGCCTCGTCCACCCTGCTGTTCACGCTCTCCTACCCTGAGGGTAGCATCTGTG ATAAAACCGGGAAGAACTATGAGTTTGCTCAGGTGCTGAAGCGAAGTATCTGCCTGGAGCAGAACACACAGGCCTGGTGTGACAACTGCGAGAAGTACCAGCCCACA ATTCAGACCCGCAACATCCGACATCTGCCCGATATTCTTGTCATTAATTGTGAAGTGAATAGTTCAAAAGAGGCTGATTTCTGGAGACTGCAAGCTGAG GTTGCCTTCAAAATAGCAGTGAAGAAGATTGGCGGGGAAATGAAGAGCAAGGAGTTTGCTTTAGCTGACCG GAAGGAACTGAGGAGCTCAGAGGGCTTTCTCTGTTGCTCCTCCATCGAGGAGCTGAAGAATGTCTGGCTTCCATTTTCCATCCGCATGAAGATGACCAAGAACAAAGGGCTGGATGTTTGCAACTGGACCGATGAGCATGAGGTGCAG TGGGGTCCAGCCAGGGCAGAGGAAGAGCATGGTGTCTATGTATATGACCTGATGGCTACTGTGGTACACATCCTGGACTCACGAACAGGAGGCAGCTTGGTGGCTCACATCAAAGTCGGCGAGACCTACCACCAGCGCAAGGAG GGTGTGACGCACCAGCAGTGGTATCTCTTCAATGACTTCCTTATTGAACCTATTGATAAG TATGAAGCCGTGCAGTTTGACATGAATTGGAAAGTACCCGCTATCCTGTATTATGTCAAAAGGAATCTCAATTCCAGATACAACCTGAACA TCAAGAACCCCATCGAGGCTAGCGTGCTGCTGGCAGAGGCCTCGCTGGCACGGAAGCAACGGAAAACACATACTACCTTCATTCCACTGATGCTGAATGAGATGCCGCAGGTGGGGGACCTGGTAGGCCTGGACGCTGAGTTTGTCACTCTTAATGAG GAAGAAGCAGAGTTACGCAGTGACGGCACCAAGTCCACCATTAAGCCCAGCCAGATGTCGGTTGCCAGGATCACCTGTGTTCGGGGCCAAGGGCCTAACGAGGGGATCCCCTTCATTGATGACTACATCTCCACGCAGGAGCAG GTAGTGGATTACTTGACGCAGTACTCCGGGATAAAGCCAGGGGACCTTGATGCCAAAATCTCCTCAAAGCACCTCACGACTCTCAAGTCGACCTACTTAAAGCTTCGCTTCCTCATCGACATTGGAGTCAAGTTTGTGGGTCACGGTCTGCAGAAGGACTTCCGGGTCATCAATCTCATG GTGCCCAAGGACCAAGTTCTTGATACAGTCTACCTGTTCCACATGCCCCGAAAACGAATGATTTCCCTACGATTCCTTGCTTGGTACTTTCTGG ACCTGAAGATTCAAGGTGAGACTCACGACAGCATTGAGGATGCCCGCACGGCCCTTCAGCTCTACCGCAAATATCTGGAGCTAAGCAAGAACGGCACTGAGCCCGAGTCCTTCCACAAGGTGCTCAAGGGTCTCTACGAGAAGGGCCGCAAGATGGACTGGAGGGTGCCTGAGCCCGAAAGCCAGACAAGTCCCAAGA ATGCAGCTGTCTTCTCCTCAGTGCTGGCACTGTGA
- the Pan2 gene encoding PAN2-PAN3 deadenylation complex catalytic subunit PAN2 isoform X10: protein MNFEGLDPGLAEFSPAMHSTLDPVLDAHLNPSLLQNVELDPEGVALEALPVQESVHIMEGVYSELHSVVAEVGVPVSVSHFDLHEEMLWVGSHGGHATSFFGPALERYSSFQVNGSDDIRQIQSLENGILFLTKNNLKYVARGGLIIFDYLLDESEDLHSLLLTDNNTLLVGGLQNHILELDLNTVQETQKYAVETPGVTIMRQTNRFFFCGHTSGKVSLRDLRSFKVEHEFDAFSGSLSDFDVHGNLLAACGFSSRLTGLACDRFLKVYDLRMMRAITPLQVHVDPAFLRFIPTYTSRLAIISQSGQCQFCEPTGLANPADIFHVNPVGPLLMTFDVSASKQALAFGDSEGCVHLWTDSPEPSFNPYSRETEFALPCLVDSLPPLDWSQDLLPLSLIPVPLTTDTLLSDWPAANSAPAPRRAPPVDAEILRTMKKVGFIGYAPNPRTRLRNQIPYRLKESDHEFDNLSQVTESPTGREEEPLHTVSKKYRKVTIKYSKLGLEDFDFKHYNKTLFAGLEPHIPNAYCNCMIQVLYFLEPVRCLIQNHLCQKEFCLACELGFLFHMLDLSRGDPCQGSNFLRAFRTIPEASALGLILADSDEASGKGSLARLIQRWNRFILTQLHQDMQELEVPQAYRGAGGSFCSSGDSIIGQLFSCEMENCSLCRCGSETVRASSTLLFTLSYPEDKTGKNYEFAQVLKRSICLEQNTQAWCDNCEKYQPTIQTRNIRHLPDILVINCEVNSSKEADFWRLQAEVAFKIAVKKIGGEMKSKEFALADRKELRSSEGFLCCSSIEELKNVWLPFSIRMKMTKNKGLDVCNWTDEHEWGPARAEEEHGVYVYDLMATVVHILDSRTGGSLVAHIKVGETYHQRKEGVTHQQWYLFNDFLIEPIDKYEAVQFDMNWKVPAILYYVKRNLNSRYNLNIKNPIEASVLLAEASLARKQRKTHTTFIPLMLNEMPQVGDLVGLDAEFVTLNEEEAELRSDGTKSTIKPSQMSVARITCVRGQGPNEGIPFIDDYISTQEQVVDYLTQYSGIKPGDLDAKISSKHLTTLKSTYLKLRFLIDIGVKFVGHGLQKDFRVINLMVPKDQVLDTVYLFHMPRKRMISLRFLAWYFLDLKIQGETHDSIEDARTALQLYRKYLELSKNGTEPESFHKVLKGLYEKGRKMDWRVPEPESQTSPKNAAVFSSVLAL, encoded by the exons ATGAACTTTGAGGGTCTGGATCCTGGACTGGCCGAATTTTCCCCAGCTATGCATTCTACCCTGGACCCAGTCCTGGATGCCCACCTGAATCCAAGTTTGCTACAGAATGTGGAGCTGGACCCAGAGGGAGTGGCCTTGGAGGCTCTTCCCGTCCAGGAGTCAGTGCACATAATGGAAGGTGTCTACTCTGAGTTGCACAGCGTGGTGGCTGAAGTGGGagtgcctgtgtctgtctcccactTTGATTTACATGAGGAGATGCTGTGGGTGGGGAGCCATGGG GGCCACGCCACGTCCTTCTTCGGTCCAGCTCTGGAGCGCTACTCATCCTTTCAGGTCAACGGCAGTGATGACATTCGGCAGATCCAGAGCCTGGAGAACGGTATCCTTTTCCTCACCAAGAACAACCTCAAGTACGTGGCCCGAGGGGGCCTCATTATATTTGACTACTT GCTGGATGAGAGCGAGGATCTGCACAGTCTCCTCCTGACGGACAACAACACACTGCTTGTTGGCGGGCTGCAGAACCACATTCTGGAGCTCGACTTGAATACTGTCCAGGAGACTCAAAAG TATGCAGTTGAGACCCCTGGAGTCACCATCATGAGACAGACAAATCGCTTCTTCTTCTGCGGCCACACGTCTGGCAAG GTTTCCCTGCGAGACCTCCGTAGTTTTAAAGTGGAGCATGAATTTGATGCCTTCTCAGGGAGTCTGTCAGATTTTGATGTTCATGGCAATCTGCTAGCTGCCTGTGGCTTCTCCAGCCGCCTCACCGGCCTGGCCTGTGACCGTTTCCTCAAGGTGTACGACCTGCGCATGATGCGTGCCATCACGCCGCTTCAAGTGCACGTGGATCCAGCCTTCTTGCGATTCATCCCCACGTACACTTCCCGCCTTGCTATCATCTCCCAGTCAG GTCAATGCCAGTTTTGTGAACCCACAGGCCTGGCCAACCCCGCTGACATCTTCCATGTGAATCCCGTGGGACCTTTGCTAATGACGTTTGATGTGTCAGCCAGCAAGCAGGCCCTGGCCTTTGGGGATTCCGAGGGCTGTGTGCATCTCTGGACTGATTCCCCTGAGCCGTCCTTCAACCCCTACTCCCGAGAGACTGAATTTGCTCTGCCCTGTCTTGTGGACTCTTTGCCTCCTCTGGACTGGAGTCAGGATCTGTTGCCGCTTTCCCTCATTCCCGTCCCACTTACCACGGACACGTTGCTCTCTGACTGGCCTGCTGCCAACTCTGCTCCTGCTCCCAG GCGAGCACCACCTGTGGATGCAGAAATTCTTCGAACTATGAAGAAAGTGGGCTTCATTGGCTATGCTCCCAACCCTCGCACCAGGCTGCGGAACCAG ATTCCCTATCGACTAAAGGAGTCAGACCATGAATTTGACAACTTGAGCCAAGTCACGGAGTCACCGACAGGACGAGAAGAGGAGCCTCTCCACACAGTCTCTAAGAAGTACCGGAAG GTAACCATCAAATATTCCAAGCTAGGACTGGAAGACTTTGACTTCAAGCACTACAACAAGACTCTGTTTGCTGGGCTAGAGCCTCACATCCCCAACGCCTACTGTAACTGCATGATCCAG gTGCTCTACTTCTTGGAGCCTGTTCGCTGTCTGATCCAGAACCACCTTTGCCAGAAGGAGTTCTGCCTGGCATGCGAGCTTGGCTTCCTCTTCCACATGCTAGACCTCTCTCGTGGCGATCCTTGTCAG GGCAGTAATTTCCTCCGAGCTTTCCGGACCATCCCCGAGGCCTCAGCACTGGGTCTCATCCTCGCTGACTCAGACGAGGCTTCAGGCAAAGGCAGTCTGGCCAGGCTCATCCAGAGGTGGAACCGCTTCATCCTCACCCAGCTGCACCAGGACATGCAGGAGCTGGAAGTGCCCCAGGCTTACCGAGGTGCTGGAGGCAG TTTCTGCTCATCAGGGGACTCCATCATCGGGCAGCTGTTCAGCTGTGAGATGGAGAACTGCAGCCTCTGCCGCTGCGGCAGCGAGACCGTGCGGGCCTCGTCCACCCTGCTGTTCACGCTCTCCTACCCTGAGG ATAAAACCGGGAAGAACTATGAGTTTGCTCAGGTGCTGAAGCGAAGTATCTGCCTGGAGCAGAACACACAGGCCTGGTGTGACAACTGCGAGAAGTACCAGCCCACA ATTCAGACCCGCAACATCCGACATCTGCCCGATATTCTTGTCATTAATTGTGAAGTGAATAGTTCAAAAGAGGCTGATTTCTGGAGACTGCAAGCTGAG GTTGCCTTCAAAATAGCAGTGAAGAAGATTGGCGGGGAAATGAAGAGCAAGGAGTTTGCTTTAGCTGACCG GAAGGAACTGAGGAGCTCAGAGGGCTTTCTCTGTTGCTCCTCCATCGAGGAGCTGAAGAATGTCTGGCTTCCATTTTCCATCCGCATGAAGATGACCAAGAACAAAGGGCTGGATGTTTGCAACTGGACCGATGAGCATGAG TGGGGTCCAGCCAGGGCAGAGGAAGAGCATGGTGTCTATGTATATGACCTGATGGCTACTGTGGTACACATCCTGGACTCACGAACAGGAGGCAGCTTGGTGGCTCACATCAAAGTCGGCGAGACCTACCACCAGCGCAAGGAG GGTGTGACGCACCAGCAGTGGTATCTCTTCAATGACTTCCTTATTGAACCTATTGATAAG TATGAAGCCGTGCAGTTTGACATGAATTGGAAAGTACCCGCTATCCTGTATTATGTCAAAAGGAATCTCAATTCCAGATACAACCTGAACA TCAAGAACCCCATCGAGGCTAGCGTGCTGCTGGCAGAGGCCTCGCTGGCACGGAAGCAACGGAAAACACATACTACCTTCATTCCACTGATGCTGAATGAGATGCCGCAGGTGGGGGACCTGGTAGGCCTGGACGCTGAGTTTGTCACTCTTAATGAG GAAGAAGCAGAGTTACGCAGTGACGGCACCAAGTCCACCATTAAGCCCAGCCAGATGTCGGTTGCCAGGATCACCTGTGTTCGGGGCCAAGGGCCTAACGAGGGGATCCCCTTCATTGATGACTACATCTCCACGCAGGAGCAG GTAGTGGATTACTTGACGCAGTACTCCGGGATAAAGCCAGGGGACCTTGATGCCAAAATCTCCTCAAAGCACCTCACGACTCTCAAGTCGACCTACTTAAAGCTTCGCTTCCTCATCGACATTGGAGTCAAGTTTGTGGGTCACGGTCTGCAGAAGGACTTCCGGGTCATCAATCTCATG GTGCCCAAGGACCAAGTTCTTGATACAGTCTACCTGTTCCACATGCCCCGAAAACGAATGATTTCCCTACGATTCCTTGCTTGGTACTTTCTGG ACCTGAAGATTCAAGGTGAGACTCACGACAGCATTGAGGATGCCCGCACGGCCCTTCAGCTCTACCGCAAATATCTGGAGCTAAGCAAGAACGGCACTGAGCCCGAGTCCTTCCACAAGGTGCTCAAGGGTCTCTACGAGAAGGGCCGCAAGATGGACTGGAGGGTGCCTGAGCCCGAAAGCCAGACAAGTCCCAAGA ATGCAGCTGTCTTCTCCTCAGTGCTGGCACTGTGA
- the Pan2 gene encoding PAN2-PAN3 deadenylation complex catalytic subunit PAN2 isoform X9, whose translation MNFEGLDPGLAEFSPAMHSTLDPVLDAHLNPSLLQNVELDPEGVALEALPVQESVHIMEGVYSELHSVVAEVGVPVSVSHFDLHEEMLWVGSHGGHATSFFGPALERYSSFQVNGSDDIRQIQSLENGILFLTKNNLKYVARGGLIIFDYLLDESEDLHSLLLTDNNTLLVGGLQNHILELDLNTVQETQKYAVETPGVTIMRQTNRFFFCGHTSGKVSLRDLRSFKVEHEFDAFSGSLSDFDVHGNLLAACGFSSRLTGLACDRFLKVYDLRMMRAITPLQVHVDPAFLRFIPTYTSRLAIISQSGQCQFCEPTGLANPADIFHVNPVGPLLMTFDVSASKQALAFGDSEGCVHLWTDSPEPSFNPYSRETEFALPCLVDSLPPLDWSQDLLPLSLIPVPLTTDTLLSDWPAANSAPAPRRAPPVDAEILRTMKKVGFIGYAPNPRTRLRNQIPYRLKESDHEFDNLSQVTESPTGREEEPLHTVSKKYRKVTIKYSKLGLEDFDFKHYNKTLFAGLEPHIPNAYCNCMIQVLYFLEPVRCLIQNHLCQKEFCLACELGFLFHMLDLSRGDPCQGSNFLRAFRTIPEASALGLILADSDEASGKGSLARLIQRWNRFILTQLHQDMQELEVPQAYRGAGGSFCSSGDSIIGQLFSCEMENCSLCRCGSETVRASSTLLFTLSYPEDKTGKNYEFAQVLKRSICLEQNTQAWCDNCEKYQPTIQTRNIRHLPDILVINCEVNSSKEADFWRLQAEVAFKIAVKKIGGEMKSKEFALADRKELRSSEGFLCCSSIEELKNVWLPFSIRMKMTKNKGLDVCNWTDEHEVQWGPARAEEEHGVYVYDLMATVVHILDSRTGGSLVAHIKVGETYHQRKEGVTHQQWYLFNDFLIEPIDKYEAVQFDMNWKVPAILYYVKRNLNSRYNLNIKNPIEASVLLAEASLARKQRKTHTTFIPLMLNEMPQVGDLVGLDAEFVTLNEEEAELRSDGTKSTIKPSQMSVARITCVRGQGPNEGIPFIDDYISTQEQVVDYLTQYSGIKPGDLDAKISSKHLTTLKSTYLKLRFLIDIGVKFVGHGLQKDFRVINLMVPKDQVLDTVYLFHMPRKRMISLRFLAWYFLDLKIQGETHDSIEDARTALQLYRKYLELSKNGTEPESFHKVLKGLYEKGRKMDWRVPEPESQTSPKNAAVFSSVLAL comes from the exons ATGAACTTTGAGGGTCTGGATCCTGGACTGGCCGAATTTTCCCCAGCTATGCATTCTACCCTGGACCCAGTCCTGGATGCCCACCTGAATCCAAGTTTGCTACAGAATGTGGAGCTGGACCCAGAGGGAGTGGCCTTGGAGGCTCTTCCCGTCCAGGAGTCAGTGCACATAATGGAAGGTGTCTACTCTGAGTTGCACAGCGTGGTGGCTGAAGTGGGagtgcctgtgtctgtctcccactTTGATTTACATGAGGAGATGCTGTGGGTGGGGAGCCATGGG GGCCACGCCACGTCCTTCTTCGGTCCAGCTCTGGAGCGCTACTCATCCTTTCAGGTCAACGGCAGTGATGACATTCGGCAGATCCAGAGCCTGGAGAACGGTATCCTTTTCCTCACCAAGAACAACCTCAAGTACGTGGCCCGAGGGGGCCTCATTATATTTGACTACTT GCTGGATGAGAGCGAGGATCTGCACAGTCTCCTCCTGACGGACAACAACACACTGCTTGTTGGCGGGCTGCAGAACCACATTCTGGAGCTCGACTTGAATACTGTCCAGGAGACTCAAAAG TATGCAGTTGAGACCCCTGGAGTCACCATCATGAGACAGACAAATCGCTTCTTCTTCTGCGGCCACACGTCTGGCAAG GTTTCCCTGCGAGACCTCCGTAGTTTTAAAGTGGAGCATGAATTTGATGCCTTCTCAGGGAGTCTGTCAGATTTTGATGTTCATGGCAATCTGCTAGCTGCCTGTGGCTTCTCCAGCCGCCTCACCGGCCTGGCCTGTGACCGTTTCCTCAAGGTGTACGACCTGCGCATGATGCGTGCCATCACGCCGCTTCAAGTGCACGTGGATCCAGCCTTCTTGCGATTCATCCCCACGTACACTTCCCGCCTTGCTATCATCTCCCAGTCAG GTCAATGCCAGTTTTGTGAACCCACAGGCCTGGCCAACCCCGCTGACATCTTCCATGTGAATCCCGTGGGACCTTTGCTAATGACGTTTGATGTGTCAGCCAGCAAGCAGGCCCTGGCCTTTGGGGATTCCGAGGGCTGTGTGCATCTCTGGACTGATTCCCCTGAGCCGTCCTTCAACCCCTACTCCCGAGAGACTGAATTTGCTCTGCCCTGTCTTGTGGACTCTTTGCCTCCTCTGGACTGGAGTCAGGATCTGTTGCCGCTTTCCCTCATTCCCGTCCCACTTACCACGGACACGTTGCTCTCTGACTGGCCTGCTGCCAACTCTGCTCCTGCTCCCAG GCGAGCACCACCTGTGGATGCAGAAATTCTTCGAACTATGAAGAAAGTGGGCTTCATTGGCTATGCTCCCAACCCTCGCACCAGGCTGCGGAACCAG ATTCCCTATCGACTAAAGGAGTCAGACCATGAATTTGACAACTTGAGCCAAGTCACGGAGTCACCGACAGGACGAGAAGAGGAGCCTCTCCACACAGTCTCTAAGAAGTACCGGAAG GTAACCATCAAATATTCCAAGCTAGGACTGGAAGACTTTGACTTCAAGCACTACAACAAGACTCTGTTTGCTGGGCTAGAGCCTCACATCCCCAACGCCTACTGTAACTGCATGATCCAG gTGCTCTACTTCTTGGAGCCTGTTCGCTGTCTGATCCAGAACCACCTTTGCCAGAAGGAGTTCTGCCTGGCATGCGAGCTTGGCTTCCTCTTCCACATGCTAGACCTCTCTCGTGGCGATCCTTGTCAG GGCAGTAATTTCCTCCGAGCTTTCCGGACCATCCCCGAGGCCTCAGCACTGGGTCTCATCCTCGCTGACTCAGACGAGGCTTCAGGCAAAGGCAGTCTGGCCAGGCTCATCCAGAGGTGGAACCGCTTCATCCTCACCCAGCTGCACCAGGACATGCAGGAGCTGGAAGTGCCCCAGGCTTACCGAGGTGCTGGAGGCAG TTTCTGCTCATCAGGGGACTCCATCATCGGGCAGCTGTTCAGCTGTGAGATGGAGAACTGCAGCCTCTGCCGCTGCGGCAGCGAGACCGTGCGGGCCTCGTCCACCCTGCTGTTCACGCTCTCCTACCCTGAGG ATAAAACCGGGAAGAACTATGAGTTTGCTCAGGTGCTGAAGCGAAGTATCTGCCTGGAGCAGAACACACAGGCCTGGTGTGACAACTGCGAGAAGTACCAGCCCACA ATTCAGACCCGCAACATCCGACATCTGCCCGATATTCTTGTCATTAATTGTGAAGTGAATAGTTCAAAAGAGGCTGATTTCTGGAGACTGCAAGCTGAG GTTGCCTTCAAAATAGCAGTGAAGAAGATTGGCGGGGAAATGAAGAGCAAGGAGTTTGCTTTAGCTGACCG GAAGGAACTGAGGAGCTCAGAGGGCTTTCTCTGTTGCTCCTCCATCGAGGAGCTGAAGAATGTCTGGCTTCCATTTTCCATCCGCATGAAGATGACCAAGAACAAAGGGCTGGATGTTTGCAACTGGACCGATGAGCATGAGGTGCAG TGGGGTCCAGCCAGGGCAGAGGAAGAGCATGGTGTCTATGTATATGACCTGATGGCTACTGTGGTACACATCCTGGACTCACGAACAGGAGGCAGCTTGGTGGCTCACATCAAAGTCGGCGAGACCTACCACCAGCGCAAGGAG GGTGTGACGCACCAGCAGTGGTATCTCTTCAATGACTTCCTTATTGAACCTATTGATAAG TATGAAGCCGTGCAGTTTGACATGAATTGGAAAGTACCCGCTATCCTGTATTATGTCAAAAGGAATCTCAATTCCAGATACAACCTGAACA TCAAGAACCCCATCGAGGCTAGCGTGCTGCTGGCAGAGGCCTCGCTGGCACGGAAGCAACGGAAAACACATACTACCTTCATTCCACTGATGCTGAATGAGATGCCGCAGGTGGGGGACCTGGTAGGCCTGGACGCTGAGTTTGTCACTCTTAATGAG GAAGAAGCAGAGTTACGCAGTGACGGCACCAAGTCCACCATTAAGCCCAGCCAGATGTCGGTTGCCAGGATCACCTGTGTTCGGGGCCAAGGGCCTAACGAGGGGATCCCCTTCATTGATGACTACATCTCCACGCAGGAGCAG GTAGTGGATTACTTGACGCAGTACTCCGGGATAAAGCCAGGGGACCTTGATGCCAAAATCTCCTCAAAGCACCTCACGACTCTCAAGTCGACCTACTTAAAGCTTCGCTTCCTCATCGACATTGGAGTCAAGTTTGTGGGTCACGGTCTGCAGAAGGACTTCCGGGTCATCAATCTCATG GTGCCCAAGGACCAAGTTCTTGATACAGTCTACCTGTTCCACATGCCCCGAAAACGAATGATTTCCCTACGATTCCTTGCTTGGTACTTTCTGG ACCTGAAGATTCAAGGTGAGACTCACGACAGCATTGAGGATGCCCGCACGGCCCTTCAGCTCTACCGCAAATATCTGGAGCTAAGCAAGAACGGCACTGAGCCCGAGTCCTTCCACAAGGTGCTCAAGGGTCTCTACGAGAAGGGCCGCAAGATGGACTGGAGGGTGCCTGAGCCCGAAAGCCAGACAAGTCCCAAGA ATGCAGCTGTCTTCTCCTCAGTGCTGGCACTGTGA